TCACAGTACGCATCAGCAACATGCACTGGTATTTATCGATCTTGATCGCTTTAAAGCGGTAAATGACAGCGCCGGGCATGCGGCCGGCGATGCTTTGCTGCGCGAACTGTCTTCGTTGATGCTGAGTATGCTGCGCTCCAGCGATCTACTGGCACGACTCGGTGGTGATGAATTTGGTCTGTTACTGCCAGATTGTAATGTCGAAAGTGCCCGTTTTATCGCGACACGCATTATCAATGCGATTAATGATTATCACTTTATGTGGGAAGGTCGGTTACATCGGGTAGGAGCAAGCGCCGGGATGACGTTAATAAACGACAGTAATCACCAGGCAACAGAAGTTATGTCCCAGGCCGATATCGCCTGTTATGCTTCGAAAAATGGTGGTCGTGGTCAGGTCACAGTTTATGAACCACAGCAGGCAACTGCACATAATGAACGGACAGTGATGTCGCTCGATGAACAGTGGCGGATGACTAAAGAGAATCCGCTTATGATGATTGCCCACGGCATCGCTTCGCCGCGAATAACGGAAACGCGGAATTTGTGGTTGATTTCGCTTAAGCTCTGGAGCAGCAAAGGCGAGTTGATTGATGAACAGGCATTCCGCCGTAGCTTCAGCGATCCGGCACTCAGCCACGCGCTTGACCGCCGGGTATTACGTGAATTTTTCCAACAAACAGCAAAAGCGGTTGCCAATAAAGGTTTAAGCATCGCCCTCCCCCTTTCCGTTGCGGGGCCAGGCAGCGTCACTCTGGTAGACGAATTGCTTGAGCAACTGGAACAAAGTTCATTACCACCACGGTTGTTCCATTTGGTCATTCCGGCAGAAGCAATTTTCGACCACGGACTGGCTATACAAAAACTGCGGCTGGCCGGATGCCGGATCGTACTCAGCCAGGTAGGGCGCGACCTGCAAATATTCAATACGCTCAAAGCAAATATGACGGATTATCTACTGCTTGACGCCGAGTTATGCGCCAGCGTACAGGGCAATTTAATGGATGAGATGCTGATTTCGATTATTCAGGGGCATGCCCAGCGGTTGGGTGTGAAAACCATCGCTGGGCCAGTAGCGTTGCCATTGGTATTGGATACGCTTTCTGACATTGGTGTTGATCTGATTTATGGCGATGTCATTGCCGAGGGTCAACCGTTGGAATCATTGGTTAATAGCAGTTATTTTGCAATTAACTGAGGAGCACTTTCCCATCGACTGATGCGACGCTAATGCGTTTTATCAGGCCTACAATTCGTCCGTTCCGTAGGCCGCGCCGCATCCGGCAACCAGCGTCATGCTTCTTCTGGTAGCCAGCCTTCCGTATACCAGATATGCAGCAACGCATAAGAACGCCAGGGCTTCCAGCGCTCGGCATAACGGCGGATTTGTGCTGGCGTCATTCCTGGAAATCGCTGTTTAATCAAATAATCATCCGGCAGAAAAACATCTTTCGCTTGCCAGCCACGCAAGGCGAAATAATTCGCCGTCCAGCGCCCGATACCCGGAAAAGTTTGCAGCGTTTTCATCGCTTGTTCCACGTCGTCCGGAATTGTCATCGGTAAGGTGCCATCCAGTGCCGCATTTGCCAGATGAATCAGTGCCTCTGCCCGTTTCAACGGCATGCCTAACGCTTTTAATGCCTGCGGGTCGGCGGCTGCCAGCCGCTGAGGCGTGGGGAAGCAGACATAATCCGGAAAATCATCCAGCCGTTCGCCATAAAGCTGCGCCACTTTTGCCGTCAATTTCGCCGCCATCGCCACGCTCACCAGTTGGCCTAATATAGCGCGCACGCCCTGTTCAAAAGCATCTACGCTGCCAGGTAAACGCAATCCAGGCCGCGCCGCCCCTAACTCGCCCAACGCCTCGTTCACAATCTGCGGGTTACATTGCAGATCAAATAAGCGGCTCATTTTCGCCAGGCACTCCGCGGCAACGGGTTCTAAACCTGCACTTAAATTTATGTGCAGAGTATGGCGGGCGATATCCGGAATAGCAGTCACCACGCCGCGATATTCGCCCACCGCCAGACTACGGGCATAATAATCGTCAGCGACCGTTTCCACACCACTCACCGCACGGGCGGCGAGAAATCCCAACATCCACGACCAGTCATACGGCGGCTGCCAGTTCAGGGTATACATCGCATCTCCTTATTCATCCGCTTTCAGCATAAACGTTATTCAGACGCTGCGCTTTGCTTTCATATTCCGGTTGTCGCGACGGCAACATTTCGCTAAAGTCACGCCCCTTCTTCACCGGCATGGGGATTATTTCGTGTTTATTGGTTTTGATTACGGTACAGCAAACTGTTCAGTGGCGGTCATGCGTGACGGTAAACCGCACTTGCTAAAAATGGAAAACGACAGCACGTTGCTGCCTTCAATGCTTTGCGCGCCAACGCGTGAAGCGGTAAGCGAATGGCTGTACCGCCATCATGATGTTCCGGCAGACGACGATGAAACGCAGGCGCTGTTACGTCGGGCGATTCGTTATAACCGCGAAGAAGATATCGATGTTACGGCGAAAAGCGTGCAGTTTGGTCTTTCCTCACTGGCACAGTACATTGATGATCCAGAAGAAGTGTGGTTTGTGAAATCACCAAAATCGTTCCTCGGTGCCAGCGGCTTAAAACCGC
The DNA window shown above is from Escherichia sp. E4742 and carries:
- the alkA gene encoding DNA-3-methyladenine glycosylase 2, with the translated sequence MYTLNWQPPYDWSWMLGFLAARAVSGVETVADDYYARSLAVGEYRGVVTAIPDIARHTLHINLSAGLEPVAAECLAKMSRLFDLQCNPQIVNEALGELGAARPGLRLPGSVDAFEQGVRAILGQLVSVAMAAKLTAKVAQLYGERLDDFPDYVCFPTPQRLAAADPQALKALGMPLKRAEALIHLANAALDGTLPMTIPDDVEQAMKTLQTFPGIGRWTANYFALRGWQAKDVFLPDDYLIKQRFPGMTPAQIRRYAERWKPWRSYALLHIWYTEGWLPEEA